The Aspergillus luchuensis IFO 4308 DNA, chromosome 4, nearly complete sequence DNA window ctcttctccgcccaggTAGTCTTGACGAGCATGGCAGGATGATCCCAGCCACTTTAGGGAATGAGGCGTGGGGGTGCCAAGCCGGCGCTGGGGAAAGATGGCCAGCAACAACCTGGGATACCCTCCGATATTTCCCCGGATGCAGTCAACCCTGTCCGGGGTTAAAAGGACGGTGAGAGGAAGGAATGCTTCACTCACCCACCATaaatcatcaccatgatcgGGTCGTCCCATGCTGTGGTGGCCCTGGGCCTCTTCACATTATACAGTCGTTCTGCAGCGGCTCCCGCAGTTGGGGCTTCAAATTCACAGGGTATGTCATGCGGGTCGTGAGGGATGCGACAACGCCGCATCTTCAATCAGAGTGCAAGCTGATTTTATAGCGATCATTGCGAATGGCACTGATTTCGCGTTGAACGGCGACAATGTCTCATATCGGTTCCATGTTAACAGCACCACCGGAGACTTGATCTCTGATCACTTCGGTGGTGTCGTCACCGGCACAATCCCATCGCCAGTGGAACCCGCTGTCAATGGCTGGGTTGGCATGCCTGGTCGAATTCGTCGGGAGTTCCCCGACCAAGGCCGTGGTGATTTTCGCATTCCCGCCGTTCGTATCCGGGAATCGGCAGGTTATACTATTAGCGATCTTCAATATGTGTCGCACGAGGTGATTGCGGGTAAGAATGCTTTGCCTGGCCTGCCTGCCACATTTGGAGATGCACAAGACGCTACGACTTTGGTAGTCCACCTCTATGACAACTATAGCTCCGTCGCCGCCGACTTGTCATACTCCATATTTCCAAAATATGATGCCATCGTGAGGAGTGTCAATGTGACTAACCAGGGCCCGGGTAATATCACCATCGAGGCCCTTGCAAGCATAAGCATCGATTTCCCTTACGAAGACCTTGACTTGGTCAGCCTCCGTGGTGACTGGGCCAGAGAGGCCAATGTTCAGAGAAGCAAAGTGCAGTATGGCATCCAGGGGTAAGTCGCTTATCATAGAACCGACAATGTGACGTTGCTGACGAGGGATTAGGTTCGGAAGCAGCACTGGATATTCCTCTCACCTTCACAATCCTTTCTTTGCCATTGTAGATCCAGCTACTACCGAGTCGCAAGGCGAGGCATGGGGCTTTAACCTTATCTATACGGGTTCTTTCTCTGCCCAGATAGAGAAAGGATCGCAAGGTTTCACCCGGGCACTGTTGGGTCTCAACCCAGATCAATTGTCATGGAACCTTGGTCCTGGCGAGACCCTAACCTCCCCGGAGTGTGTTGCAGTATACTCGAACCAAGGACTCGGCTCAGTGTCTCGCAAATTCCACCGACTATATCGAAACCACCTCATGAAGAGCAAGTTCGCCACTTCCGACCGTCCCGTTCTCCTGAATAGCTGGGAAGGAGTTTATTTCGACTATAACCAAAGCAGCATTGAGACTCTGGCCGAAGAGTCCGCTGCCCTGGGTGTCCACCTCTTTGTCATGGACGACGGCTGGTTTGGTGACAAGTACCCTCGCGTGTCCGATGATGCCGGGCTGGGAGACTGGATGCCCAACCCAGCACGCTTCCCAGACGGGTTGACCCCAGTCGTGCAAGACATTACGAATATGACCGTCAATGGAACAGACTCCACAAAGCTTCGTTTTGGTATTTGGGTGGAGCCCGAGATGGTCAACCCCAATTCCACTCTCTACCACGAACATCCGGACTGGGCGCTTCATGCTGGGCCCTACCCCCGTACCGAGCGTCGGAACCAGCTCGTTCTGAACCTGGCGCTTCCGGCTGTGCAGGATTTCATTATAGGCTTCATGACCAACCTCTTGCAAACTCCAGGCATCTCTTATGTTAAATGGGACAACAACCGGGGAATACACGAGACTCCGTCCCCGTCCACTGACCACCAGTACATGCTAGGGCTCTACCGGGTGTTCGACACGCTGACCACCCGCTTCCCAGATGTACTGTGGGAAGGATGTGCCTCAGGCGGCGGCCGCTTTGATGCCGGTGTGCTGCAGTATTTCCCCCAGATTTGGGCTTCTGACAACACCGACGCGATTGACCGAATCACCATTCAATTCGGGACCTCACTTGCCTACCCGCCATCAGCAATGGGAGCCCACCTGTCCGCGGTTCCTAATGCACAAACTGGTCGCACTGTGCCTATTACTTTCCGCGCTCACGTTGCTATGATGGGTGGCTCTTTCGGCTTGGAGCTCGACCCAGCCACGGTGGAAGGTGACGCCATAGTCCCCGAGCTCCTTGCGCTGGCGGAGAAAGTGAACCCCATCGTCTTGAACGGAGATCTGTACCGGTTACGCCTGCCTCAAGACTCCCAGTGGCCTGCCGCACTTTTCGTGTCCGAGGATGGCGCCCAAGCTGTTCTGTTTTACTTCCAGGTCCAGCCAAATGTCAACCATGCCGTGCCGTGGGTTCGGCTACAGGGGTTGGACCCTGAGGCGCAATATACTGTTGATGGTGACCAGACTTACTCCGGTGCAACGCTGATGAATCTGGGGTTGCAGTATAGCTTTGATACGGAGTATGGTAGCAAGGTAGTCTTTCTGGAGCGGCAATAATCAGAGCAATGATCGTCATGTACATACTCTCTGTGCCTAGCCAGTTCGGCCCAAAAGCAATCAAACTAAATCTTCCCGGTATTATGTACATATGTGAAGACATGCTAAGGATAGAGTACAGTGATTAATTTCAAGTGCGCGTGTCCTGCGGTCAGCAAAGGCTGTCTTGGCTGACGTCGTAGCCCTTGCCTTAAGTAGCCGCCTGCAGGATATTCAGGGAATACCGAACTAGCAGAGCTTAAAAAGGTGACGGAGCTGATCACAAAATGCTTGAAAAATTGTCTGGCGGCATGTGCAGGATGTAGCCACTTACCAATATGGTAAGGCGTTGTCGATGTGTTTGAGTGGTTAGCCGTCAGCTCCAACCATTCTTTGCAGCATCCCTTACACTGGACGTTTGTCCATCTAAGTTGATTGGGATGTAAACCATAATCGGATGATGCATGCCACTTTGCGACGATTCCAGATATGACCGCGACACAAGCTGGGGATGCCTTATCGGAGTCACCTAGTTGATGAAACGCAATCAATATTCAGTTAAACAATTAGCCTGCAGAGGAGACTTTCTCCCTAATCTTCACAAATTGGTTGTACTACCCCTGCATTCCGGCTGCTGGCGGCGCAGACCGCAAGGCCATCAATAGCATCATTGGCTGAAACCTTGTCCATCAGTGGGCTGCACCACCCAATGAGATAATGATACCTTCGACCTATCGTTCCAATCTGGCTCTCTACATGAGAAGCTTATCTTGTGTAACTTGATCGCGCGGCACCCATTCCTTCTCAGGATACAGCTGCGCCCGCATTTATTATGTCCCTGGCCAAATGACACCTTCTCATTTTGTCTGGAGAAAGCCTTTCTGGTACGGCAGGCTGCAAGAGGTTGTCCGGTACGCAGCCGGCCCATCAGATCGCATCTCAAGGCCGTAGGAATACGGTCTTCATTACACTCTGACAGTTTTGGACTCGAGCACAGAAACCTAGTTGTGATAACCTTTCAGCATACATACTGTATTTCTTCGACTTTATGAAGCAGCTTTATTCATCCTCAAATTTTCAACTCACAGACACACCCTTAAGATGACAGGTATGAATGCGCAGGAACAATGTCCACTCTCACTGTCCAAATAAGCACAAAAGCTTCCAAAGGCCTGGTATTATACATTCAAATTTCCGCTTTGTTTGATCTTGATGAAAGCATCCTCCATTGCTTCATGTGCGGTGGGAAGCCTATATCCATATTCAGACAGCTTCCTTTCAAGCTTGCCAACATCAAGACTTGTGTTGCACCGTGGAGCCATAAGAACCTttctctgctcttcttctgtgaAATTCTCCCATTGAAGTTCAGGCCATATATGCTTCTTAAGCAGATCCATGACCTCATTGTGGGTGAACGACCCAGGATTGGTCTAATCCGTTACATTAAATTAGACATGAACCTAATTTCCATCGAAAGGACTCACAAAGTTGTATATTCCTGTTTCATTATGCCTTGCGAGCAAGATCATGGCAGGAATCAGGCTGGGCAAAATGCTCCCTGACTAGATCGTTCTCAGTACTAACTGAGGTAAGGGTGGCTCTGACTTACATTCGG harbors:
- a CDS encoding alpha-galactosidase (CAZy:GH36;~COG:G;~EggNog:ENOG410PIUQ;~InterPro:IPR000111,IPR002252,IPR031705,IPR031704, IPR017853,IPR013780,IPR013785,IPR038417;~PFAM:PF02065,PF16874,PF16875;~go_function: GO:0003824 - catalytic activity [Evidence IEA];~go_function: GO:0004553 - hydrolase activity, hydrolyzing O-glycosyl compounds [Evidence IEA];~go_function: GO:0004557 - alpha-galactosidase activity [Evidence IEA];~go_process: GO:0005975 - carbohydrate metabolic process [Evidence IEA];~go_process: GO:0016052 - carbohydrate catabolic process [Evidence IEA]), translated to MLWWPWASSHYTVVLQRLPQLGLQIHRVCHAGREGCDNAASSIRVQADFIAIIANGTDFALNGDNVSYRFHVNSTTGDLISDHFGGVVTGTIPSPVEPAVNGWVGMPGRIRREFPDQGRGDFRIPAVRIRESAGYTISDLQYVSHEVIAGKNALPGLPATFGDAQDATTLVVHLYDNYSSVAADLSYSIFPKYDAIVRSVNVTNQGPGNITIEALASISIDFPYEDLDLVSLRGDWAREANVQRSKVQYGIQGFGSSTGYSSHLHNPFFAIVDPATTESQGEAWGFNLIYTGSFSAQIEKGSQGFTRALLGLNPDQLSWNLGPGETLTSPECVAVYSNQGLGSVSRKFHRLYRNHLMKSKFATSDRPVLLNSWEGVYFDYNQSSIETLAEESAALGVHLFVMDDGWFGDKYPRVSDDAGLGDWMPNPARFPDGLTPVVQDITNMTVNGTDSTKLRFGIWVEPEMVNPNSTLYHEHPDWALHAGPYPRTERRNQLVLNLALPAVQDFIIGFMTNLLQTPGISYVKWDNNRGIHETPSPSTDHQYMLGLYRVFDTLTTRFPDVLWEGCASGGGRFDAGVLQYFPQIWASDNTDAIDRITIQFGTSLAYPPSAMGAHLSAVPNAQTGRTVPITFRAHVAMMGGSFGLELDPATVEGDAIVPELLALAEKVNPIVLNGDLYRLRLPQDSQWPAALFVSEDGAQAVLFYFQVQPNVNHAVPWVRLQGLDPEAQYTVDGDQTYSGATLMNLGLQYSFDTEYGSKVVFLERQ